The following are from one region of the Elgaria multicarinata webbii isolate HBS135686 ecotype San Diego chromosome 13, rElgMul1.1.pri, whole genome shotgun sequence genome:
- the LOC134408167 gene encoding protein NKG7-like translates to MLACRIVSMLMAFVSIVLLHMALTTDYWVVVYGVKDIMHSGLWQQCKNGNCTTPGTTKEYIAATRAFLILASLLALVSALSLVFSFTSCAHGVMSKPFIPSMAAFTAALFTLIAVAVYTAESWNNNTDPKVHYTYEWSFYLGWAAFPMLLLAGIFSLVAHVCSPRSGYERV, encoded by the exons ATGCTCGCCTGCAGGATCGTCAGCATGCTGATGGCTTTTGTCAGCATTGTCCTTCTCCATATGGCACTGACTACCGATTATTGGGTAGTGGTCTATGGGGTGAAGGACATCATGCATAGCGGACTCTGGCAGCAGTGTAAGAATGGGAACTGCACTACACCAGGCACAACTAAAG AATACATTGCTGCCACACGCGCGTTCCTGATCTTGGCTTCTCTGCTGGCTTTGGTATCAGCCCTTTCTCTTGTTTTCTCCTTCACATCTTGTGCCCACGGCGTCATGAGCAAGCCCTTCATCCCTTCCATGGCTGCCTTCACTGCTG CGCTCTTCACTCTCATTGCCGTCGCTGTGTACACTGCTGAATCCTGGAACAACAATACGGACCCCAAGGTCCATTACACCTACGAGTGGTCCTTCTACCTTGGTTGGGCCGCATTTCCCATGCTCCTGCTGGCTG GCATATTCAGCCTCGTGGCCCACGTGTGCTCTCCGCGTTCCGGCTATGAAAGGGTGTGA